Proteins found in one Salvelinus alpinus chromosome 11, SLU_Salpinus.1, whole genome shotgun sequence genomic segment:
- the LOC139534063 gene encoding inhibitor of growth protein 3, whose protein sequence is MLYLEDYLEMIEQLPMDLRDRFTEMREMDLQVQNAMDQLEQRVNEFFVNAKKNKPEWREEQMGVIKKDYYKALEDADEKVQLANQIYDLVDRHLRKLDQELAKFKMELEADNAGITEILERRSLEMDSPSQPVNNHHVHSHTTVEKRKYTTQPSHHTTEHVPEKKFKSEALLSTLTSDASKENTPGCRTNSTTSASNNVYSVNSSQPLASYNLSSLPAGPGAGAGAITMAAAQAVQATAQMKEGRRTSSLKASYEAIKNNDFQLGREFSLTSRDTTGVYSTSALANTLTQTLTPAGSAVAADSRGGRKTKGNTKSSNHQSSSSSSSSSLSSCSSSSALAQELSQQASALPESETNSQVDWTYDPNEPRYCICNQVSYGEMVGCDNQDCPIEWFHYGCVGLTEAPKGKWYCPQCTAAMKRRGSRHK, encoded by the exons ATGCTGTACCTAGAGGATTACCTCGAGA TGATCGAGCAGCTACCCATGGATCTCCGCGACAGGTTTACGGAAATGAGAGAGATGGACCTGCAAGTTCAGA ATGCCATGGACCAGTTGGAGCAGAGGGTGAATGAGTTCTTTGTCAATGCAAAGAAGAACAAGCCAGAGTGGAGGGAAGAGCAGATGGGAGTCATCAAAAAG GATTATTATAAGGCATTGGAGGATGCAGATGAAAAAGTACAGCTGGCCAATCAGATTTATGATCTG GTGGACCGCCACCTGAGGAAACTGGACCAGGAGCTGGCTAAGTTCAAGATGGAGCTGGAGGCTGACAACGCTGGCATCACTGAGATCCTGGAGAGAC gatCCCTAGAGATGGACAGCCCCTCTCAGCCCGTCAACAACCACCACGTCCACTCACACACCACCGTGGAAA AGAGGAAGTACACCACGCAGCCGAGCCACCACACTACAGAGCACGTCCCGGAGAAGAAGTTCAAATCTGAAGCCCTGCTCTCCACACTCACGTCAGACGCCTCCAAGGAGAACACACCTGGCTGTCGCACCAACAGCACGACGTCAGCCTCTAACAACGTGTACAGTGTGAACTCATCCCAGCCCCTGGCCTCCTACAACCTCAGCTCTCTGCCTGCTGGGCCCGGGGCTGGGGCAGGGGCCATCACCATGGCTGCAGCGCAGGCTGTACAGGCCACCGCACAG ATGAAGGAGGGCAGGAGGACTAGCAGTCTGAAGGCCAGCTACGAGGCCATTAAGAACAATGACTTCCAGCTAGGGAGGGAGTTTTCCCTGACCTCCCGGGATACCACGGGGGTCTACTCCACCTCCGCCCTGGCCAACACCCTCACCCAGACCCTCACCCCAGCCGGCTCAGCAGTCGCCGCCGACTCCCGCGGGGGACGCAAGACCAA AGGCAACACCAAGTCTTCCAACCACCAGTCGTCGTCCTCCTCGTCTTCTTCGTCCCTGTCGTCGTGCTCCTCTTCTTCAGCCCTGGCCCAGGAGCTGTCGCAGCAGGCCTCGGCCCTCCCAGAGTCTGAGACcaacagccaggtggactggacctACGACCCCAACGAGCCCCGCTACTGCATCtgcaaccag GTGTCTTATGGAGAAATGGTGGGCTGTGATAATCAAGAC tgCCCCATCGAGTGGTTCCACTACGGCTGCGTGGGCCTAACAGAAGCCCCCAAGGGGAAGTGGTACTGCCCCCAGTGTACTGCCGCCATGAAGAGGAGAGGCAGCAGGCACAAATAG